TTTCCCTATGCCTCAACAGTCAAAGTGTACAGACTGCATTGTGATACTACCAGAAAATTCAGAATTGAACAGGATTAGGATCCTAAAATTTCATCTTATCTGTTCCCCCTTCCTCTATGCAGGCCTACCTACAGCTAAACCATTACTCACTATGTTTCTCActttaacatttactgaacatactCTAACTGCAAAGGAAATGTAGAGTTAATGCTTCCTGTGGTACACTTTCCTATTTCTATACAAGGACTATAAtcacgaattttttttttttttaatccccatgcACTTGGTAGGGTGCACCTTGCATTCTAGATGTTTCAATGAGTACTTGTTGATTAACAGTCTACAGACTGATATTTAATCCTTTATCAGCTTAGTTTCTGGAAGCCTGCATCTCAAAATTCTAAACCATACCTCTGCTGTTGCTGCTGAATCTGTGAAGTCTGGATCTGTGTAGCCAGACAGACCCATGACAACCCTCCAAAAATGTAATCTTAGACCCTGTTGTTCTTACTTCCTAGTATGCTAGTGACCTGACATGTTATTAAAACTCTGTGGTTACTATTCTTTCAACTCAGAACCATCCCCACAATTGACCACGCAAAGATGTGTGACTGTCCTAAACTTTGCCACATCCCTCAGATCATCCAACTGTgaatcctttgggtttttttccaggCTGACTCTGCTGTTGATAGAGCAGTAAAGACAAAAAGATGAACACAAGGACCAGATTCTAGAGGCTTTTACTTTCTGAACCTCACAAAGGATGTCATGATGCCAAGCACTTGAACTAGAAAGAGGCTCAGGAAACATGAAGACTAACTTCCTAGTTTGCCCAAGACACAATTCAAGCCAACAataattaagtaacttgcctaaggtcacacagttagcCAGGTATGGCTAGCACTATATTCCTCTCATCTGTTCTCAAGTTcagtattatttctatttaaaaatagccCAAGCActacttttgggggaaaaaaatgacaagaatgaccaaaagaataattttgaattattagtcaaattcatagaggaAAAAGTTTAGAAGTCTATAgaactattttaagttttttattttaagagagagagagagagagaaagagagagagagaggcagatagagagaaacccaagcaggttccatgctccacactgagctcaacccaggggctcgatctcataagattgtgacctgagccaaaatcaagagtcagacacttaaccaactgagccacccatgtgcccctgtagaaattttttgaaagagcaaTGGGCTATTCAAGTTTCCGTGAGTCTTTCTAAAGACAGGAATACattataaattaagtttttaaataattgtaacactgtattcatttttaatcGAATGCATAGACAGCTGTAAGCAGCTTTAATGGACAGCCTCATGGTTGCCACATGCAACTTGAATGGCTGTAAAGCAAATCTCCATTCACGAATGACAATGGAATCTGTACTCAACTTAAGGGAAATCAATATGCATTTCAATGGTCTCAGCCCAAGCTGAAAACATAGATAGCAAAGCTTTGACAATTGGCTGAGATGTCTTGTCTTTTCTATATTTGACATAAACCAAACTGAAAATGAGTTGTActtggaagagaaggaaattccATGCATTAGTTCTGTTCCAACAGGGCTATAGTTGAACTCTTTGAACGGAAGTCCCTTGTAACTCAAGGATGATAGATGCATGAAAAAACAGTAGAGATTTCTTCCAGAGCAAATTAGTGTTGAtgaatattatctcatttataatatttttaatctgcatttgaatttttttattttttctggaaaaattagTGTTGTTGGtatatccaaataaaaaatatatatgagttgCAGAACTATCAGGAATTCTGCCCAATGATGATCCCAGACAGTGGCCTGGGTACATGAGAGGAAGCGGGATCTAATGCACAAGTAGAGCGGTTAGCCATACATTGGAGCACAGACCTTTTCTCTATAGTAACAGGAGGACGAACGACAGGAAAATACTTCCAGGAAGGCTGGTGGATGTAAGGGTGAGAGCCTTTGGAAGTTCTTTTCTGGTTCTCGTGTCTCAGTGAAATAGGAACCAGGATCATCAGCTGACGGTGAAGGCGGGCAAGGAGCTGGAGGTCTGATGTGAGCAACGTATCAAATGGTTGGCAGGAATGGGGCACTGGATCACTGCCTTAGCTTCCTAACTAAATGTCCTATGTCTTGCTCCCATGGAGTTTATTCTCAACCGAGCATCCAAAATGGTTCCTTTAACATACAAGTCAAATCATGTCACTTCTCTCCTCAAAAACCCTCCTACAAAAACTGGTAAATTGCacgtaaattatacctcaacagAGCTGATTAAACAAAAACTACTACAAACCACCTTCCTATGGCTTCTcatctcagagtaaaagccaaactCCTACTCAGCCCTGTGATGTGGAGCCCTCTTACCTCTCTCATCTCAACATCTACTGTCATCTACTGTCAACATCAACTTACTCTTCTGTCCACAGTGGCCTCCATAAAGGCTCAGTGCATTTGAGCCTCTGGGTCTTTGCATTTGCTCCTCCCTCTATGAATTCCCCACCGCAACCTCAGCTATCTGCAAGGCTCAGCCCCTCGTTTTTTTCAAATCTCTACTCAGTGTCACACTACGTGAAATAACAGCTGTCCTGAGCCTCCCCTAAGCCCATTACTCTAGCGTAGTTTCCTCTGCTAGTCACTATCTGACACGctgtatatttacttatttattatctgtgtTCCCATCCTAGACCATCAGTTCCATGGACgcagaatgttttgttttgttcaccactgtgtccccagtgcctcaCACACTATCTGGCAAAAAGCAGGCCATTAACATTTACTCAACgacaaaaaagaaagatctttctttcttccctctgggCACAGAGATGAtatttcagggaagaaaaagtaaaaatcacattGCATAATAGACTCACTTGTATGTTTTATGCATATAACATTGCCAAAGAGACTCAAGAAAGTATATACTACTGGGAGTTAAGTGTGAGATGGAAGATTCTGCTGTTTCCTCAGTCTCGCTTCTCACATGCCTCTCATAAGTGAGCATCTTGCCATGCTAAGAGTTATTCTGATGTTTAAAGAACATATTtggatacatgtatacatatattactgcataaatacacacatgtaatatgcacatataaatatgagcaatttaagaaaattacaaaggATATTTAACTACATGTGATGTATCAAACTTCAGGcagtaattttagaaattaaaaccagCTTAAGGTACAAATTGCCTTGCAAAGTTTTGCTCACCAAAGATAATGTAGTCATGTCCTCCTTAATGACATCTTGTCTAGTTAAATAGAGACCTGAGAAAGCAGAGCTGAAAAAGGGGCCCTGGGAAGTCAGGACTGTCTCTATAAGAATCCTGTCTGACTACCTGGATGTAACACAACAGTCACTGCTCTTCACAGCCCATAAGAATAGGGAATCAATTCCACAACTCCCGACAGAAAAGGCTTCAGAAATTTAtctacaaaacaacaaaacaaaaaaccctttggTGAAGCCGCATTTcagaggaaagagcaaagaaGTGGATGTCAGAAGGCCTACACTGGGGACgggcggtgggcgggggggggggggggtcctaagTTCCTAGATCAGTTTTCCTCCAATTCTCAAACAAGGGCTGGAGCGGCGGTCCCTCTCCTTTTAGTATCTGATCCCACCACAGCCAAAGACCCCGCAGACCTCGCTCGTCTTCCCAACCTGCCCtcctacccccaacccccaagtGAGAGCCCAAACCTTGACCCTTAAAGCTGGGGTGCCCAACCAGGGCTCTGCTTCCCCTAACCCAGAGACAGCCCTAGGCCGGCTTAAACCCTGTCGCGGAGCCCAAGACACCGCTTCGCGCCTCAACGCGGACGCGAACCGCGACCTCCAATTCTCCGCCTTTCTTCCGCCCCCGCCATTGAGCCGGGAAGAGACGCTCCACAGGCTACTCGCGCTCCACCTCATCCCCCAGGGTCTGGAGGAGTCCTGGGCGGAGGCCCCTTCCTGGCTACCACCCGAGTGCAGGCGTCAGGGAAAAAACGTACTCACCAGCTCCACGAAGAAATGAAGAACACCCTCCGACCACCCAGAGCCTTCACCGCGCGAGCCAGGAAGTGCGCCTGCGCAAGCGGCCGTCTGGGACTACATTCCCAGCATGCTCTGCAAAGGCAGGGCGCGCGGCCGCGGAGTCTTACACGCGAAGGCTGGTTGACTTTCTATCTCGTGGCGCCTTGGGAGTGGGACTAGTTTTCCTTCGTTATTCacataaaaagagaagaggagaggataaGCTTCTTCTTTCATTGTAGACTAGTATGAATCCAAAGGCATGCAGATTTTTCGTTAACCTTTACACAAAAGGAACGCCTATACATTATAGTAATAACGTTTTATTCAACAAGCGAAAGGGACTGTAAAAAACCCCCCACAAACTAGATGGAATTCCTTAACAAAGGGACAATCCCTGTTGACACCGTGGTGTGCGTATAGTATTCTAAAAATACAGACAGCCCCATTCTTCATGTGTTGGGAGGGCGCGGggtatgaaaagagaaagaatgattgCAGGCaagaaaaaggtaaaactacTTTTCTTGTAATATATTGTCTAGCTTTTTTGTCTGTTACGTGTTTAGGTTATGTTCATTTTAATGGCACTCAAAACAGTGCTTTGATGAATCCTTGTAAATTGTGTCCTCCTCCACATCTCTTCTTGAGTAGAGCCCAATAAATAACTTTAATTGAAAGGGAATGTGCATACCTTACTTTTTTCTATACAAGGAATATAGTGGGTTGTAGAgaatagagataaggaaaaaagattaaaatcaggTAAAAGCCcactattatatatttaaatattacctGCACTGTATATGtgttacatatatgtaaatacatatttacttgTTAAGTGTGTACTGTAGAtacttctgaaattaaaaatagagcaacatggggcgcctgggtggctcagtgggttaagcctctgactcttggttttggctgtggtcattatctcacagtgaGTTAGAGGCCCaaactgggctctgctctgacaaccaggagcctgcttgaaattctctgtctccctctctctcaaaataagtaaataaaccttaaaatacatacatacatacatacatacatacatacaaacatacaatgAAActgcttttacttatttaaaggtttatttatttattttgagagagagggcaagcgtgagagggggaagggggcagagggagagagaatcccaagcaggctccacactcagcactgagcctgaggtggggcttgatcccacaaccctaggatcatgacctgagccgaaatcaagagtcagatgcttaactgactgagccgacCAGGTGCCTtgaaagtgcttttaaaatttaatttcttgtaaACATTCCTTCATGTCTTTAAATATTATTCTACATTAACGTTAGCACAACTTTCTGTCAAACTGAGTCTAAATATTTGAGTGGTAGCATATAATTTCCAATTTTTCctattataagaaaatatgaaataaatatgctTATAGCTAaatctttctccacacccttatTTGATTAGGACAAAATCAcagaggattaaataaattttagatatcATGAAACTATCTttctataaagctataataatttattctttcaccagCAGTGCATgtatcttagtccatttgggctgctatcaCAGGACACATGCCCTAGACTGGGCGGCttgtaaacaatagaaatttctcagagttctgaagTCTGGAAAGTCTAAAACCAAATACCATGACTTTGAGGATTAGgtctcaacatatgaattttgggagcaACAAACATACAGCCTCTGGAAGCTATTGTTGTCACTCTCTCGTGTCTCACTGTCCCCTTTTTGCATTTTTAGGTGTCCTTATACCTTTGCAACAACTTCCCTGTATTAAAGTCCCTTTATTCAACTACCTAGTATAGGTTCTATTTTCCTGACTGGAATCTGCCttatatattaactttaaaaattactttaaggggcacctgagtggctcagttggttaagtgtctgagcttcagctcaggtcatctcacagtttgtgggttcaagacccacgtcgggctctgtgctgacagctcagagcctggagcctgctttggattctgtgtctcattgtctctctgcccctccctcacttgtgctctgtctcaaaaataaataaacgtaaaaactgtttttaaataaataaaaattacttttgcctatttgatgttttcttgattttacttTACCTGATTAGTAAAGTTAGGTATCATTTACATGTTCATTTCATTGATTACATATTtcatcatttgaaattttttcttttccctcttcctcagcGATACTTGTGGAGGTGGCAGCCATCCACATCATAGCCACCCTTAGACCTCTGATGAAGCCCAAAATCATTCAAAAGAAGACCAAGAAGTTCATCCTGGACCAGTCAGACCAGTATGTCAAAATTAAGCACAACTGGCAGAAACCCAGAGGCACTGACAATAGGGTGTGCAAAAGATTCAAGGACCAGGTCTTGATGCCCAACACTGGTTATGGgagcaacaagaaaacaaagcacatgcTGCCCAGTGGCTTCCAGGAGTTCCTGGTCCACAACGTCAAGGAGCTCGAAGTGCTGCTAATGTGCAACAAATCTTGCTGTGCAGAGATTGATCACAATACCTCCCCCCAAGAACCACAAAGCCATTGTGGAAAAGCAGCCCAGCTGAAGGCCAggctgcacagtgaagaaaatgaatagacacCTTATGTGCACGTCATAATTGtattaataaaaccataaaagtaTGGGAcagttggttcagttggttaagcttctgacttcagctcagatcatgatcgcacggttcatgagttcaagccctgtgtcaggttctgtgatgacagctcagagcttggagcctgcttcagattcttggtctccctctctctctctgcccctccactgctcatgatctatctctctctctcaaaaataaataaaaacatttttaaaaacatttttttaaacccataaaactacatacacacacaaaaaatttttttcatatttatttttgagagcaagggagagacagagcacaagccaggaaggggcagagagagagggagacacagaatccaaaccaggctccaggctctgagctgtcagcacagagccgcacatggggctcgaactcacaatctgtaaaaagaaatcatgactagagctgaagtcagatgcttaatcgactgagctacctaggcactcctttttttttttaaggtttactatgagagagtgtgtgtgcaagtacgtgcacaagcaggggagggagagagagagaggagagagagaatcctaagcaggttccttgctgtcagtgcagagccccacgcggggcttgatctcacaaaccatgaaatcgttgacctgagcagaaaccaaaagtctgttgcttaaccaactaagtcacccaggtgcccaaggaaaGT
Above is a window of Panthera tigris isolate Pti1 chromosome D4, P.tigris_Pti1_mat1.1, whole genome shotgun sequence DNA encoding:
- the LOC107180757 gene encoding 60S ribosomal protein L32-like, with product MCWEGAGYEKRKNDCRQEKAILVEVAAIHIIATLRPLMKPKIIQKKTKKFILDQSDQYVKIKHNWQKPRGTDNRVCKRFKDQVLMPNTGYGSNKKTKHMLPSGFQEFLVHNVKELEVLLMCNKSCCAEIDHNTSPQEPQSHCGKAAQLKARLHSEENE